In Vitis vinifera cultivar Pinot Noir 40024 chromosome 11, ASM3070453v1, a genomic segment contains:
- the LOC100250084 gene encoding AP2/ERF and B3 domain-containing transcription factor At1g50680 isoform X2: protein MEEEILSVISNGGTNVIVEASDSNSSSLPFHGSKRTKQGISVSSGRFKGVVPQQNGHWGAQIYANHQRIWLGTYKSETEAAMAYDSAAIKLRSGDNHRNFPWTNLTIQEPNFQSFFSTETVVNMIKDGSYPSKFAEFLKTESQRGETEVLSLDQVGVHRNGRFMCRLLFQKELTPSDVGKLNRLVIPKKYATKHFPPISESAEENEVGGAAADMQLVFYDRLMRLWKFRYCYWRSSQSYVFTRGWNRFVKDKELNENDIVTFYLCEYGQGTKEGRTFCMIDVAYDRSTDGRDANNGSFVEGPNRYVGLQIELQQDLKQNIGYNKHERKSQEEEESVGTEPALEGQKKGLRLFGVQIG from the coding sequence ATGGAAGAGGAAATATTAAGTGTAATATCAAATGGAGGAACAAATGTGATTGTAGAAGCTTCAGATTCGAACAGCAGCAGTCTCCCATTTCATGGAAGCAAGCGCACAAAACAGGGTATTAGTGTCTCTTCTGGAAGGTTCAAAGGGGTTGTACCTCAGCAAAATGGGCACTGGGGTGCACAAATATATGCCAACCACCAGCGAATTTGGCTTGGTACATATAAATCAGAAACTGAAGCAGCAATGGCTTATGATAGTGCAGCCATCAAGCTCCGAAGTGGGGACAATCACAGGAATTTTCCATGGACTAACCTCACCATTCAAGAGCCCAACTTCCAAAGTTTTTTCAGTACTGAAACGGTAGTAAACATGATTAAGGATGGCTCCTACCCATCCAAGTTTGCTGAATTTCTGAAGACTGAATCACAGAGAGGAGAAACAGAAGTACTCAGTCTTGACCAAGTGGGTGTGCACCGGAATGGAAGGTTTATGTGTAGGCTTCTTTTCCAGAAGGAGCTTACCCCAAGTGATGTGGGTAAGCTCAACAGGCTTGTGATCCCAAAGAAATATGCTACTAAGCACTTTCCTCCTATTTCTGAAAGCGCGGAAGAAAATGAGGTTGGTGGTGCAGCAGCCGACATGCAGCTGGTTTTTTATGACAGGTTAATGAGGCTATGGAAATTCCGGTACTGCTATTGGAGAAGTAGCCAGAGTTATGTCTTCACAAGGGGTTGGAATCGGTTTGTAAAGGACAAAGaactaaatgaaaatgacaTTGTTACTTTCTACCTGTGTGAGTATGGACAAGGGACAAAAGAGGGCCGAACATTCTGCATGATTGATGTAGCTTATGACAGGAGCACTGATGGCCGGGATGCAAACAATGGTAGCTTTGTTGAAGGGCCTAATCGATATGTTGGGCTGCAAATCGAGTTGCAACAagatctgaagcaaaatatcggGTATAACAAGCATGAGAGGAAATCCCAAGAAGAGGAAGAGTCTGTGGGAACTGAACCAGCACTTGAGGGGCAGAAAAAAGGTCTTAGACTTTTCGGTGTACAAATTGGCTGA
- the LOC100250084 gene encoding AP2/ERF and B3 domain-containing transcription factor At1g50680 isoform X1, whose amino-acid sequence MSHCAWFPIWEDSLVSISGEIRTILLPCPKTIAEEISLYSTYCLVLGAIVSFTIKSPRIRMEEEILSVISNGGTNVIVEASDSNSSSLPFHGSKRTKQGISVSSGRFKGVVPQQNGHWGAQIYANHQRIWLGTYKSETEAAMAYDSAAIKLRSGDNHRNFPWTNLTIQEPNFQSFFSTETVVNMIKDGSYPSKFAEFLKTESQRGETEVLSLDQVGVHRNGRFMCRLLFQKELTPSDVGKLNRLVIPKKYATKHFPPISESAEENEVGGAAADMQLVFYDRLMRLWKFRYCYWRSSQSYVFTRGWNRFVKDKELNENDIVTFYLCEYGQGTKEGRTFCMIDVAYDRSTDGRDANNGSFVEGPNRYVGLQIELQQDLKQNIGYNKHERKSQEEEESVGTEPALEGQKKGLRLFGVQIG is encoded by the exons ATGAGTCATTGTGCATGGTTCCCAATATGGGAAGATTCCCTTGTTTCCATATCTGGGGAGATACGGACTATTTTATTGCCTTGTCCGAAAACTATTGCAGAAGAGATTTCCTTATACAg CACTTATTGCTTGGTGCTGGGAGCAATAGTCAGCTTCACCATAAAATCACCCAG AATTAGAATGGAAGAGGAAATATTAAGTGTAATATCAAATGGAGGAACAAATGTGATTGTAGAAGCTTCAGATTCGAACAGCAGCAGTCTCCCATTTCATGGAAGCAAGCGCACAAAACAGGGTATTAGTGTCTCTTCTGGAAGGTTCAAAGGGGTTGTACCTCAGCAAAATGGGCACTGGGGTGCACAAATATATGCCAACCACCAGCGAATTTGGCTTGGTACATATAAATCAGAAACTGAAGCAGCAATGGCTTATGATAGTGCAGCCATCAAGCTCCGAAGTGGGGACAATCACAGGAATTTTCCATGGACTAACCTCACCATTCAAGAGCCCAACTTCCAAAGTTTTTTCAGTACTGAAACGGTAGTAAACATGATTAAGGATGGCTCCTACCCATCCAAGTTTGCTGAATTTCTGAAGACTGAATCACAGAGAGGAGAAACAGAAGTACTCAGTCTTGACCAAGTGGGTGTGCACCGGAATGGAAGGTTTATGTGTAGGCTTCTTTTCCAGAAGGAGCTTACCCCAAGTGATGTGGGTAAGCTCAACAGGCTTGTGATCCCAAAGAAATATGCTACTAAGCACTTTCCTCCTATTTCTGAAAGCGCGGAAGAAAATGAGGTTGGTGGTGCAGCAGCCGACATGCAGCTGGTTTTTTATGACAGGTTAATGAGGCTATGGAAATTCCGGTACTGCTATTGGAGAAGTAGCCAGAGTTATGTCTTCACAAGGGGTTGGAATCGGTTTGTAAAGGACAAAGaactaaatgaaaatgacaTTGTTACTTTCTACCTGTGTGAGTATGGACAAGGGACAAAAGAGGGCCGAACATTCTGCATGATTGATGTAGCTTATGACAGGAGCACTGATGGCCGGGATGCAAACAATGGTAGCTTTGTTGAAGGGCCTAATCGATATGTTGGGCTGCAAATCGAGTTGCAACAagatctgaagcaaaatatcggGTATAACAAGCATGAGAGGAAATCCCAAGAAGAGGAAGAGTCTGTGGGAACTGAACCAGCACTTGAGGGGCAGAAAAAAGGTCTTAGACTTTTCGGTGTACAAATTGGCTGA